From a region of the Cucumis sativus cultivar 9930 chromosome 6, Cucumber_9930_V3, whole genome shotgun sequence genome:
- the LOC101207236 gene encoding hydroxyproline O-arabinosyltransferase 3: MIGRKTSPGFLVLLALGFLLASYNLITMSVHYKAPKGSWLAERAGKTNSKYHVAVTATDAPYSQWQCRIMYYWYKKVKDLPGSDMGSFTRVLHSGTPDNLMKEIPTFIVDPLPEGLDRGYVVLNRPWAFVQWLEKANIEEEYILMAEPDHIFVKPLPNLAHGKNPAGFPFFYIKPADHEKIIRKFYPEENGPVTNIDPIGNSPVIIEKTLLEEIAPTWVNISLRMKDDPTTDKTFGWVLEMYAYAVASALHGVRHTLRKDFMLQPPWDLEVGRNFIIHYTYGCDYTMKGELTYGKIGEWRFDKRTYLNGPPPRNLSLPPPGVPETVVRLVKMVNEATANIPDWGES, translated from the exons ATGATAGGGAGAAAGACTTCACCAGGTTTTCTGGTGCTTTTGGCTCTTGGGTTTTTGCTTGCTTCTTATAATTTGATCACCATGTCTGTACACTACAAAGCTCCGAAAGGAAGTTGGTTAGCAGAACGAGCAGGGAAAACCAATTCGAAATACCATGTTGCTGTCACTGCAACTGATGCTCCTTATAGTCAATGGCAGTGCAGGATCATGTATTATTGGTATAAGAAAGTGAAGGATTTACCTGGCTCTGACATGGGAAGCTTCACTAGAGTTTTGCATTCAGGAACTCCAGATAATTTAATGAAAGAGATTCCAACTTTTATTGTTGATCCTTTGCCAGAAGGATTAGATCGG GGCTATGTTGTTCTAAACCGACCGTGGGCTTTTGTGCAATGGCTAGAGAAAGCAAACATAGAAGAAGA GTATATACTAATGGCAGAACCCGATCATATATTTGTTAAGCCGTTACCAAACTTAGCCCATGGAAAGAATCCAGCTGGATTTCCGTTCTTCTACATAAAGCCAGCTGACCATGAGAAGATCATCAGGAAATTCTATCCTGAGGAGAATGGTCCAGTGACCAACATTGACCCCATTGGAAATTCTCCTGTTATCATTGAAAAG ACGTTGCTGGAGGAGATTGCACCGACGTGGGTGAACATATCCTTGAGAATGAAAGATGACCCAACTACTGATAAAACATTCGGTTGGGTGCTTGAGAT GTATGCTTATGCTGTAGCTTCTGCATTGCACGGTGTGCGGCATACGCTCCGCAAAGATTTTATGCTGCAG CCTCCTTGGGATTTAGAAGTTGGTAGAAACTTCATCATTCACTATACCTATGGATGTGATTACACTATGAAG GGAGAACTAACATATGGTAAGATCGGGGAGTGGCGCTTCGACAAGAGAACGTATCTCAATGGTCCTCCACCAAGAAATCTTTCCTTACCTCCTCCCGGAGTTCCTGAAACCGTA GTAAGGCTTGTAAAGATGGTAAATGAGGCAACTGCAAATATACCTGATTGGGGGGAATCATAA
- the LOC101206135 gene encoding uncharacterized protein LOC101206135 has product MNLEFLRNISWFRAQRSNDLGPILKPSTAVVDQGHHNTCFDIRIWGFSLLSLIPWETNANANAREDIILAKTTINRNLRRQAKRGRAIESGVGETALRFKPYVCKVPWHTGARAFLSQLFPRYGHYCGPNWSSGKDNGSLVWDKRPIDWLDFCCYCHDIGYDTHSQGELLKADLAFLECLERPNMVTKGDARVATLYRTMCITGLKNLLIPYRRQLIHLQSFPYQPAIQFGWLSNMKWFGWNWQRDEQKHPKI; this is encoded by the exons ATGAACTTGGAGTTTCTTCGTAATATTTCCTGGTTTAGGGCTCAAAGAAGCAATGATTTGGGTCCAATTCTTAAACCTTCTACCGCCGTTGTGGACCAAGGGCATCATAATACTTGCTTTGATATCAGGATATGGGGATTTTCCCTACTTTCACTTATTCCTTGGGAAACCAATGCTAATGCCAATGCTCGGGAGGATATCATTTTAGCAAAAACAACTATCAATAGAAACTTGAGAAGGCAAGCGAAGCGTGGTAGAGCAATTGAGAGCGGTGTTGGAGAAACGGCATTACGGTTCAAACCATATGTGTGTAAGGTTCCATGGCATACGGGTGCAAGGGCTTTTCTTTCTCAGCTGTTTCCACGTTATGGACATTACTGTGGTCCAAATTGGTCTAGTGGGAAAGACAACGGGTCTCTCGTTTGGGATAAACGACCAATTGATTGGCTGGATTTCTGTTGTTATTGCCACGATATTGGTTATGATACTCATAGTCAAGGAGAGTTGTTGAAGGCTGATTTGGCATTTCTTGAGTGCTTAGAAAGGCCTAATATGGTCACGAAAGGAGATGCTCGTGTTGCTACTCTTTACCGAACCATGTGTATCACAG GTCTGAAGAATTTGCTAATTCCTTATAGAAGGCAACTTATTCATCTTCAATCTTTCCCTTACCAACCTGCAATTCAGTTTGGATGGCTTAGCAATATGAAATGGTTTGGTTGGAACTGGCAAAGAGATGAACAAAAGCATCCCAAAATTTGA
- the LOC101206371 gene encoding ABC transporter G family member 23, whose translation MAVCFQKRCIADDTTTLFSTSNSPEETTSLSSSSSHHHSPPLVTTKKLSVRNVSFSVLPNRSIPTSFSELIRRPKPINVLKSVSFVARSSQVLAIVGPSGTGKSSLLRILSGRVKAKEFDPKAISINGQGMKSPEQLRKLCGFVTQEDNLLPLLTVRETLMFMAKLRLRELGSEEKEERVERLMQELGLFHVADSFVGDEEKRGISGGERKRVSIGVEMIHDPSILLLDEPTSGLDSTSALQVTELISSMTRSKQRTVILSIHQPGYRILQYISKFLILSHGLTVHFGSLKSLEKRIGEMGIQIPIQLNALEFAMEIIDKLKEDSNPPTSQVEEGEENQLFSAPIWPEEAIEIAQQQNNNSKQIGIFSTSHFLEIIYLCSRFWKLLYRTKQLFLGRTLQAIVGGVGLGSVYLRVKRDEEGVTERLGLFAFSLSFLLSSTVESLPIFLQERRVLMKEASRGVYKISSYLIANTIIYLPFLLAVAILFAAPVYWIVGLNPSIQAFAFFTFVVWLIVMMASSLVLFLSAISPDFITGNSLICTVLGGFFLFSGYFIPKQNIPKFWMFMYYISLYRYPLEAMLVNEYWNAKSECFSWMDQGQRRVCVLTGGDVLKNRELDGDLRWMNIGIMIGFFVLYRLLCWIVLARRASTTTI comes from the coding sequence ATGGCGGTTTGCTTTCAAAAACGTTGCATTGCAGATGATACAACCACCCTCTTCTCAACATCGAACTCGCCGGAGGAAACCACGAGCCTTTCGTCCTCTTCTTCTCACCACCACTCCCCACCACTTGTCACCACTAAGAAACTCTCTGTCAGAAATGTCTCATTTTCTGTTCTTCCAAACAGATCCATACCCACTTCCTTCTCCGAGCTGATTCGAAGACCAAAACCCATTAATGTTCTTAAGTCTGTCTCATTCGTGGCAAGAAGTTCTCAAGTGCTCGCTATTGTTGGTCCAAGTGGAACTGGCAAATCTTCTCTGCTTAGGATTCTATCAGGAAGAGTGAAAGCGAAGGAATTTGACCCTAAAGCAATCTCCATTAATGGCCAGGGGATGAAAAGTCCTGAGCAGCTGAGGAAGTTGTGTGGGTTTGTGACACAAGAAGACAATCTACTTCCTCTTTTGACTGTAAGAGAAACCTTGATGTTCATGGCCAAGTTGAGACTCAGAGAATTGGGttcagaagaaaaagaagaaagagtagAGAGATTAATGCAGGAGCTTGGTTTGTTTCATGTGGCAGATAGTTTTGTCGGAGATGAAGAGAAAAGAGGAATATCTGGAGGAGAGAGGAAAAGGGTTTCAATTGGAGTTGAGATGATTCATGATCCCTCAATTCTTCTGTTAGATGAGCCAACTTCCGGCTTAGACAGCACTTCTGCTCTTCAAGTTACTGAGCTTATCTCTTCAATGACTAGAAGTAAACAAAGAACTGTAATTCTTTCAATCCACCAACCAGGCTACAGAATCCTCCAGTACATTTCCAAATTCTTGATTCTCTCCCATGGTTTAACAGTTCATTTTGGAAGCCTCAAATCACTGGAGAAGAGGATTGGTGAAATGGGAATTCAAATCCCAATTCAACTAAACGCACTAGAATTTGCTATGGAAATCATAGATAAACTGAAAGAAGATTCAAACCCCCCAACTTCTCAGgttgaagaaggagaagaaaaccAGCTCTTCTCCGCCCCAATTTGGCCAGAAGAAGCCATTGAAATAGCTcaacaacaaaacaacaacAGCAAACAGATAGGAATCTTTTCCACATCACATTTCTTAGAGATTATATACCTTTGCTCAAGATTCTGGAAGTTATTATACAGAACAAAGCAACTATTTCTAGGCAGAACATTGCAAGCCATTGTTGGGGGAGTAGGGTTAGGAAGTGTTTACCTGAGAGTGAAAAGAGACGAAGAAGGAGTTACAGAAAGATTGGGCCTCTTTGCTTTCAGTCTCAGTTTCCTTCTCTCCTCCACAGTAGAATCACTCCCCATTTTCCTGCAAGAAAGAAGGGTTCTAATGAAAGAAGCTTCAAGAGGAGTATACAAAATCTCCTCTTACCTAATAGCCAACACCATCATTTACCTCCCATTTTTGCTCGCCGTCGCGATTCTCTTCGCCGCTCCAGTCTATTGGATCGTAGGGTTAAATCCCTCAATCCAGGCCTTCGCCTTCTTCACCTTCGTCGTTTGGCTCATCGTGATGATGGCGAGCTCGTTAGTGCTTTTCCTCAGCGCCATTTCGCCGGATTTCATCACCGGAAACTCCTTAATCTGCACCGTCCTCGGCGgattcttcctcttctccgGTTACTTCATTCCAAAACAGAACATTCCGAAATTTTGGATGTTCATGTACTACATTTCGCTGTATCGGTACCCTTTGGAGGCGATGCTGGTGAATGAGTATTGGAACGCGAAATCAGAATGTTTTTCATGGATGGATCAAGGGCAACGGCGGGTTTGTGTTCTCACGGGCGGCGATGTGCTGAAGAACAGAGAGCTTGATGGGGATCTCCGATGGATGAACATTGGGATTATGATTGGGTTTTTCGTGTTGTATCGATTGCTCTGTTGGATCGTTCTTGCTCGTAGAGCTTCAACCACAACTATATGA